In Takifugu flavidus isolate HTHZ2018 chromosome 5, ASM371156v2, whole genome shotgun sequence, the following proteins share a genomic window:
- the kcnt1b gene encoding potassium channel subfamily T member 1 isoform X6, translating into MQQMRGLFQFTLIWLPQHTESFQRWPTDGARTEEAAMSPPRRSSGSHGDRTSAETVQKNNSSNSGVILDISALKMAEVETEVPPLPPRYRFRDLLLGDQTFQNDDRFQEEYSMDSTNAQVQVEFYVNENTFKERLKLFFIKNQRSSLRIRLFNFSLKILTCALYILRVSLDNPNFNASPWACAACRNNTGLNVTESSKINWELIFWVNRRDPLWAIQVTVALISFLETMLITYLSYKGNICEQMFQISFILEMINTVPFIITIFWHPLKNIFVPVFLNCWLAKGALENMINDFHRAIQRTHSAMFNQVFILICTLLCLVFTGACGIQHLERAGKQLSLFDSFYFCIVTFSTVGYGDVTPQIWPSQLLVVILICVALVVLPLQFEELAYLWMESQKLGGNYSRHRAQTEKHVVLCVSSLKIDLLMDFLNEFYAHPRLQDYYVVILCPTEMDIQVRRILQIPLWSQRVIYLQGSALKDQDLMRAKMDDAEACFILSSRNEVDRTAADHQTILRAWAAKDFAPNCPLYVQILKPENKFHVKFADHVVCEEEFKYAMLALNCVCPATSTLVTLLVHTSRGQEGQLSPEQWQRTYGRCSGNEVYHIRLCDSKFFGEYDGKSFTYASFHAHKKYGVCLIGVKREDNKSILLNPGPRHIMASTDTCYYINITKEENSAFIFKQEEKHNKGLPLTGLYDAPSRLPVHSIIASMVDQTASFGTVAIDLQNPDPPEESGKLALPTENGAGSRRPSIAPVLEIADSSAILPCDLLSDQSEDEANQSDEEGSVGSDFVKGYPPNSPYIGSSPTLCHLLPQKAPFCCLRLDKGCTHNSFEDAKAYGFKNKLIIVSAETAGNGLYNFIVPLRAYYRPRKELNPIVLLLDYPPDNHFLEAICCFPMVYFMTGTIDNLDNLLQCGIIYADNLVVVDKESTMSAEEDYMADAKTIVNVQTMFRLFPSLSIITELTHPSNMRFMQFRAKDCYSLALSKLEKIERDKGSNLAFMFRLPFAAGRVFSISMLDTLLYQSFVKDYMIAIVRLLLGLDTTPGSGYLCAMKITEEDLWIRTYGRLFQKLCSSSAEIPIGIYRTESHMFSNTECKDSYAQSQLSVNAEHGAEHRERGESWKEKTAHRNSTTSDQSEHPLLRKKSMQWARRLSRKNAKPSSRAERISQQRLNLYRRSERQELSELVKNRMKHLGLPTVGYELQDIAEHPYTEGTRPPDEMNDHQNTLSYVLINPPPDTMLELNDIVYIIRSDPLAHMPEDSQVGQARIGKNKQDFGTEMRDETHL; encoded by the exons GTTCCAAGAGGAGTACAGTATGGACTCAACAAATGCCCA GGTGCAGGTGGAGTTCTACGTGAATGAAAACACCTTCAAGGAGAGGCTGAAgcttttcttcattaaaaaccAAAGGTCAA GCCTGAGAATCCGTCTCTTCAACTTCTCACTGAAGATCCTGACCTGTGCCCTCTATATACTGAGAGTCAGCCTGGATAACCCCAACTTCAACGCCAGCCCATGGGCATG TGCTGCGTGCCGAAATAACACTGGGCTAAATGTGACAGAGTCATCAAAAATAAACTG GGAGTTGATTTTCTGGGTAAACAGACGAGATCCACTGTGGGCAATACAG gtgaCGGTGGCCTTAATCAGTTTTTTGGAGACCATGCTTATTACTTATCTGAGCTACAAG GGGAACATTTGCGAGCAGATGTTCCAGATATCCTTCATATTGGAGATGATCAACACAGTGCCATTTATAATCACA ATTTTCTGGCATCCTTTGAAAAACATATTTGTTCCCGTATTTCTTAATTGCTGGCTTGCCAAAGGTGCCCTGGAGAACATGATT AATGACTTCCACCGGGCCATCCAGAGGACCCATTCTGCTATGTTCAACCAGGTGTTCATTCTCATCTGCACCTTGCTGTGTCTAGTTTTCACCGG AGCTTGTGGCATCCAGCATTTGGAAAGAGCTGGAAAACAACTTTCCTTGTTTGACtccttttatttctgtatcGTCACCTTCTCCACGGTTGGCTATGGGGACGTCACGCCCCAGATCTGGCCCTCCCAGCTGCTCGTGGTCATTCTCATTTGCGTTGCCTTGGTGGTGCTCCCACTGCAG TTTGAAGAACTAGCATACCTCTGGATGGAGAGCCAGAAGTTAGGAGGGAACTATAGCCGACACAGGGCTCAAACTGAGAAGCATGTGGTGTTATGTGTCAGCTCACTGAAGATCGACCTACTGATGGATTTCCTCAATGAGTTCTATGCTCATCCTAGACTACAG GACTATTATGTGGTGATCTTGTGTCCAACCGAGATGGACATTCAGGTTCGCCGTATCCTCCAAATCCCTTTGTGGTCTCAGAGGGTCATCTACCTTCAAGGTTCTGCCCTCAAAGACCAGGATCTAATGAGGGCCAA GATGGATGATGCTGAGGCCTGCTtcatcctcagcagcaggaacgAGGTCGATCGAACTGCTGCT gatCACCAGACTATTTTGAGAGCCTGGGCTGCAAAAGACTTTGCTCCAAACTGTCCTCTTTATGTCCAGATCCTCAAACCGGAAAATAAATTCCATGTTAAATTTGCAG ATCATGTTGTCTGCGAAGAGGAGTTCAAATATGCCATGTTGGCTCTGAACTGTGTATGTCCGGCCACGTCTACCTTAGTCACACTCCTGGTTCACACCTCCAGAGGACA GGAAGGACAACTGTCACCAGAGCAATGGCAAAGGACGTATGGACGCTGCTCTGGAAACGAGGTCTATCACATCCGACTGTGCGACAGCAAGTTCTTTGGGGAGTACGATGGGAAAAGCTTCACCTACGCATCCTTCCACGCCCATAAGAA GTATGGTGTGTGTTTGATCGGAGTGAAAAGAGAGGACAACAAGAGCATTCTCCTGAACCCTGGCCCCCGGCACATCATGGCCTCCACCGACACTTGCTACTACATCAACATCACCAAGGAGGAGAACTCGGCATTCATCTTCAAACAAGAGGAAAAGCACAACAAGGGCCTCCCCCTCACAGGCCTCTATGACGCCCCCTCCAGACTGCCAGTGCACAGCATCATTGCCAGCATGG TTGATCAGACTGCTTCGTTTG GGACTGTTGCCATAGATCTACAGAACCCCGATCCCCCAGAAGAAAGCGGCAAGCTGGCGTTGCCGACAGAGAACGGCGCAGGAAGCCGGAGGCCGAGCATTGCACCCGTCCTAGAAATCGCAGACTCCTCCGCCATTCTGCCCTGCGACCTTCTCAGTGATCAATCTGAGGATGAAGCCAACCAGTCAGACGAGGAGGGCTCTGTCGGGTCTGA tTTTGTGAAGGGCTACCCTCCCAACTCGCCCTACATCGGCAGCTCTCCCACATTGTGCCACCTCCTGCCACAGAAAGCTCCATTCTGCTGCCTCCGCCTGGACAAG GGCTGTACGCATAACAGCTTTGAGGATGCCAAGGCCTACGGCTTCAAGAATAAGTTGATTATAGTTTCTGCTGAGACGGCAGGAAATGGTCTCTACAATTTCATTGTCCCTCTTCGCGCTTACTATCGGCCCAGGAAGGAGCTGAACCcaatagtgctgctgctggactacCC CCCAGACAATCACTTCTTAGAGGCCATTTGCTGCTTTCCTATGGTTTACTTCATGACTGGAACTATTGACAA CTTGGACAACCTCCTGCAGTGTGGCATAATCTACGCAGACAATTTGGTGGTGGTGGACAAAGAGAGCACAATGAGCGCCGAGGAGGACTACATGGCAGACGCCAAGACCATCGTCAATGTCCAGACTATGTTCAG GTTGTTTCCCAGTCTCAGCATCATTACTGAGCTCACACATCCGTCCAACATGAGGTTCATGCAGTTCAGAGCCAAGGACTGCtactcactcgctctctctaAACTGGAGAAG ATAGAACGCGATAAGGGCTCCAACTTGGCTTTCATGTTCCGTCTGCCGTTTGCAGCAGGCAGGGTGTTCAGCATTAGCATGTTAGATACACTGCTTTACCAG TCTTTTGTTAAGGACTACATGATTGCAATCGTGAGGCTTCTCCTGGGTCTGGACACCACACCTGGATCTGGATACCTCTGCGCT ATGAAGATAACAGAGGAGGATCTGTGGATCAGGACTTACGGCAGACTCTTCCAGAAGCTTTGTTCCTCAAGCGCCGAGATCCCAATTGGGATCTATCGCACAGAGTCGCACATGTTCTCAAACACGGAG TGCAAGGACAGTTATGCACAG TCTCAGCTGTCCGTCAACGCTGAACACGGCGCGGAGCACCGCGAGCGAGGGGAGTCCTGGAAGGAGAAAACGGCGCACAGAAACTCCACCACCAGCGACCAGTCCGAGCACCCGCtgctgaggaagaagagcatGCAGTGGGCGCGGCGACTCAGCAGGAAGAACGCCAAACCgtccagcagagcagagcgcaTCTCGCAGCAGAGACTCAACCTGTACCGACGCTCTGAACGGCAGGAGCTCTCCGAGCTGGTGAAGAACCGCATGAAGCACCTGGGTCTGCCCACGGTCGGATACG AGTTGCAGGACATTGCAGAGCATCCGTATACAGAGGGGACCAGGCCACCAG ACGAAATGAACGACCATCAGAACACGCTGTCCTACGTCCTCATCAACCCTCCTCCTGACACCATGCTGGAGCTCAACGACATCGT CTACATCATCCGGTCCGACCCGCTGGCACACATGCCAGAGGACTCGCAGGTAGGGCAGGCACGCATCGGCAAGAACAAGCAGGACTTTGGCACAGAGATGAGGGATGAGACTCACCTCTGA
- the kcnt1b gene encoding potassium channel subfamily T member 1 isoform X3, with protein MNFFFNMRGTMVRHAADERAVPEAAMSPPRRSSGSHGDRTSAETVQKNNSSNSGVILDISALKMAEVETEVPPLPPRYRFRDLLLGDQTFQNDDRFQEEYSMDSTNAQVQVEFYVNENTFKERLKLFFIKNQRSSLRIRLFNFSLKILTCALYILRVSLDNPNFNASPWACAACRNNTGLNVTESSKINWELIFWVNRRDPLWAIQVTVALISFLETMLITYLSYKGNICEQMFQISFILEMINTVPFIITIFWHPLKNIFVPVFLNCWLAKGALENMINDFHRAIQRTHSAMFNQVFILICTLLCLVFTGACGIQHLERAGKQLSLFDSFYFCIVTFSTVGYGDVTPQIWPSQLLVVILICVALVVLPLQFEELAYLWMESQKLGGNYSRHRAQTEKHVVLCVSSLKIDLLMDFLNEFYAHPRLQDYYVVILCPTEMDIQVRRILQIPLWSQRVIYLQGSALKDQDLMRAKMDDAEACFILSSRNEVDRTAADHQTILRAWAAKDFAPNCPLYVQILKPENKFHVKFADHVVCEEEFKYAMLALNCVCPATSTLVTLLVHTSRGQEGQLSPEQWQRTYGRCSGNEVYHIRLCDSKFFGEYDGKSFTYASFHAHKKYGVCLIGVKREDNKSILLNPGPRHIMASTDTCYYINITKEENSAFIFKQEEKHNKGLPLTGLYDAPSRLPVHSIIASMVDQTASFGTVAIDLQNPDPPEESGKLALPTENGAGSRRPSIAPVLEIADSSAILPCDLLSDQSEDEANQSDEEGSVGSDFVKGYPPNSPYIGSSPTLCHLLPQKAPFCCLRLDKGCTHNSFEDAKAYGFKNKLIIVSAETAGNGLYNFIVPLRAYYRPRKELNPIVLLLDYPPDNHFLEAICCFPMVYFMTGTIDNLDNLLQCGIIYADNLVVVDKESTMSAEEDYMADAKTIVNVQTMFRLFPSLSIITELTHPSNMRFMQFRAKDCYSLALSKLEKIERDKGSNLAFMFRLPFAAGRVFSISMLDTLLYQSFVKDYMIAIVRLLLGLDTTPGSGYLCAMKITEEDLWIRTYGRLFQKLCSSSAEIPIGIYRTESHMFSNTECKDSYAQSQLSVNAEHGAEHRERGESWKEKTAHRNSTTSDQSEHPLLRKKSMQWARRLSRKNAKPSSRAERISQQRLNLYRRSERQELSELVKNRMKHLGLPTVGYEDVSNLTASDVMNRVNLGYLQELQDIAEHPYTEGTRPPDEMNDHQNTLSYVLINPPPDTMLELNDIVYIIRSDPLAHMPEDSQVGQARIGKNKQDFGTEMRDETHL; from the exons GTTCCAAGAGGAGTACAGTATGGACTCAACAAATGCCCA GGTGCAGGTGGAGTTCTACGTGAATGAAAACACCTTCAAGGAGAGGCTGAAgcttttcttcattaaaaaccAAAGGTCAA GCCTGAGAATCCGTCTCTTCAACTTCTCACTGAAGATCCTGACCTGTGCCCTCTATATACTGAGAGTCAGCCTGGATAACCCCAACTTCAACGCCAGCCCATGGGCATG TGCTGCGTGCCGAAATAACACTGGGCTAAATGTGACAGAGTCATCAAAAATAAACTG GGAGTTGATTTTCTGGGTAAACAGACGAGATCCACTGTGGGCAATACAG gtgaCGGTGGCCTTAATCAGTTTTTTGGAGACCATGCTTATTACTTATCTGAGCTACAAG GGGAACATTTGCGAGCAGATGTTCCAGATATCCTTCATATTGGAGATGATCAACACAGTGCCATTTATAATCACA ATTTTCTGGCATCCTTTGAAAAACATATTTGTTCCCGTATTTCTTAATTGCTGGCTTGCCAAAGGTGCCCTGGAGAACATGATT AATGACTTCCACCGGGCCATCCAGAGGACCCATTCTGCTATGTTCAACCAGGTGTTCATTCTCATCTGCACCTTGCTGTGTCTAGTTTTCACCGG AGCTTGTGGCATCCAGCATTTGGAAAGAGCTGGAAAACAACTTTCCTTGTTTGACtccttttatttctgtatcGTCACCTTCTCCACGGTTGGCTATGGGGACGTCACGCCCCAGATCTGGCCCTCCCAGCTGCTCGTGGTCATTCTCATTTGCGTTGCCTTGGTGGTGCTCCCACTGCAG TTTGAAGAACTAGCATACCTCTGGATGGAGAGCCAGAAGTTAGGAGGGAACTATAGCCGACACAGGGCTCAAACTGAGAAGCATGTGGTGTTATGTGTCAGCTCACTGAAGATCGACCTACTGATGGATTTCCTCAATGAGTTCTATGCTCATCCTAGACTACAG GACTATTATGTGGTGATCTTGTGTCCAACCGAGATGGACATTCAGGTTCGCCGTATCCTCCAAATCCCTTTGTGGTCTCAGAGGGTCATCTACCTTCAAGGTTCTGCCCTCAAAGACCAGGATCTAATGAGGGCCAA GATGGATGATGCTGAGGCCTGCTtcatcctcagcagcaggaacgAGGTCGATCGAACTGCTGCT gatCACCAGACTATTTTGAGAGCCTGGGCTGCAAAAGACTTTGCTCCAAACTGTCCTCTTTATGTCCAGATCCTCAAACCGGAAAATAAATTCCATGTTAAATTTGCAG ATCATGTTGTCTGCGAAGAGGAGTTCAAATATGCCATGTTGGCTCTGAACTGTGTATGTCCGGCCACGTCTACCTTAGTCACACTCCTGGTTCACACCTCCAGAGGACA GGAAGGACAACTGTCACCAGAGCAATGGCAAAGGACGTATGGACGCTGCTCTGGAAACGAGGTCTATCACATCCGACTGTGCGACAGCAAGTTCTTTGGGGAGTACGATGGGAAAAGCTTCACCTACGCATCCTTCCACGCCCATAAGAA GTATGGTGTGTGTTTGATCGGAGTGAAAAGAGAGGACAACAAGAGCATTCTCCTGAACCCTGGCCCCCGGCACATCATGGCCTCCACCGACACTTGCTACTACATCAACATCACCAAGGAGGAGAACTCGGCATTCATCTTCAAACAAGAGGAAAAGCACAACAAGGGCCTCCCCCTCACAGGCCTCTATGACGCCCCCTCCAGACTGCCAGTGCACAGCATCATTGCCAGCATGG TTGATCAGACTGCTTCGTTTG GGACTGTTGCCATAGATCTACAGAACCCCGATCCCCCAGAAGAAAGCGGCAAGCTGGCGTTGCCGACAGAGAACGGCGCAGGAAGCCGGAGGCCGAGCATTGCACCCGTCCTAGAAATCGCAGACTCCTCCGCCATTCTGCCCTGCGACCTTCTCAGTGATCAATCTGAGGATGAAGCCAACCAGTCAGACGAGGAGGGCTCTGTCGGGTCTGA tTTTGTGAAGGGCTACCCTCCCAACTCGCCCTACATCGGCAGCTCTCCCACATTGTGCCACCTCCTGCCACAGAAAGCTCCATTCTGCTGCCTCCGCCTGGACAAG GGCTGTACGCATAACAGCTTTGAGGATGCCAAGGCCTACGGCTTCAAGAATAAGTTGATTATAGTTTCTGCTGAGACGGCAGGAAATGGTCTCTACAATTTCATTGTCCCTCTTCGCGCTTACTATCGGCCCAGGAAGGAGCTGAACCcaatagtgctgctgctggactacCC CCCAGACAATCACTTCTTAGAGGCCATTTGCTGCTTTCCTATGGTTTACTTCATGACTGGAACTATTGACAA CTTGGACAACCTCCTGCAGTGTGGCATAATCTACGCAGACAATTTGGTGGTGGTGGACAAAGAGAGCACAATGAGCGCCGAGGAGGACTACATGGCAGACGCCAAGACCATCGTCAATGTCCAGACTATGTTCAG GTTGTTTCCCAGTCTCAGCATCATTACTGAGCTCACACATCCGTCCAACATGAGGTTCATGCAGTTCAGAGCCAAGGACTGCtactcactcgctctctctaAACTGGAGAAG ATAGAACGCGATAAGGGCTCCAACTTGGCTTTCATGTTCCGTCTGCCGTTTGCAGCAGGCAGGGTGTTCAGCATTAGCATGTTAGATACACTGCTTTACCAG TCTTTTGTTAAGGACTACATGATTGCAATCGTGAGGCTTCTCCTGGGTCTGGACACCACACCTGGATCTGGATACCTCTGCGCT ATGAAGATAACAGAGGAGGATCTGTGGATCAGGACTTACGGCAGACTCTTCCAGAAGCTTTGTTCCTCAAGCGCCGAGATCCCAATTGGGATCTATCGCACAGAGTCGCACATGTTCTCAAACACGGAG TGCAAGGACAGTTATGCACAG TCTCAGCTGTCCGTCAACGCTGAACACGGCGCGGAGCACCGCGAGCGAGGGGAGTCCTGGAAGGAGAAAACGGCGCACAGAAACTCCACCACCAGCGACCAGTCCGAGCACCCGCtgctgaggaagaagagcatGCAGTGGGCGCGGCGACTCAGCAGGAAGAACGCCAAACCgtccagcagagcagagcgcaTCTCGCAGCAGAGACTCAACCTGTACCGACGCTCTGAACGGCAGGAGCTCTCCGAGCTGGTGAAGAACCGCATGAAGCACCTGGGTCTGCCCACGGTCGGATACG AGGATGTTTCTAATCTCACTGCGAGCGATGTCATGAATCGAGTAAATCTAGGATATTTGCAAG AGTTGCAGGACATTGCAGAGCATCCGTATACAGAGGGGACCAGGCCACCAG ACGAAATGAACGACCATCAGAACACGCTGTCCTACGTCCTCATCAACCCTCCTCCTGACACCATGCTGGAGCTCAACGACATCGT CTACATCATCCGGTCCGACCCGCTGGCACACATGCCAGAGGACTCGCAGGTAGGGCAGGCACGCATCGGCAAGAACAAGCAGGACTTTGGCACAGAGATGAGGGATGAGACTCACCTCTGA
- the kcnt1b gene encoding potassium channel subfamily T member 1 isoform X7, with translation MSPPRRSSGSHGDRTSAETVQKNNSSNSGVILDISALKMAEVETEVPPLPPRYRFRDLLLGDQTFQNDDRFQEEYSMDSTNAQVQVEFYVNENTFKERLKLFFIKNQRSSLRIRLFNFSLKILTCALYILRVSLDNPNFNASPWACAACRNNTGLNVTESSKINWELIFWVNRRDPLWAIQVTVALISFLETMLITYLSYKGNICEQMFQISFILEMINTVPFIITIFWHPLKNIFVPVFLNCWLAKGALENMINDFHRAIQRTHSAMFNQVFILICTLLCLVFTGACGIQHLERAGKQLSLFDSFYFCIVTFSTVGYGDVTPQIWPSQLLVVILICVALVVLPLQFEELAYLWMESQKLGGNYSRHRAQTEKHVVLCVSSLKIDLLMDFLNEFYAHPRLQDYYVVILCPTEMDIQVRRILQIPLWSQRVIYLQGSALKDQDLMRAKMDDAEACFILSSRNEVDRTAADHQTILRAWAAKDFAPNCPLYVQILKPENKFHVKFADHVVCEEEFKYAMLALNCVCPATSTLVTLLVHTSRGQEGQLSPEQWQRTYGRCSGNEVYHIRLCDSKFFGEYDGKSFTYASFHAHKKYGVCLIGVKREDNKSILLNPGPRHIMASTDTCYYINITKEENSAFIFKQEEKHNKGLPLTGLYDAPSRLPVHSIIASMVDQTASFGTVAIDLQNPDPPEESGKLALPTENGAGSRRPSIAPVLEIADSSAILPCDLLSDQSEDEANQSDEEGSVGSDFVKGYPPNSPYIGSSPTLCHLLPQKAPFCCLRLDKGCTHNSFEDAKAYGFKNKLIIVSAETAGNGLYNFIVPLRAYYRPRKELNPIVLLLDYPPDNHFLEAICCFPMVYFMTGTIDNLDNLLQCGIIYADNLVVVDKESTMSAEEDYMADAKTIVNVQTMFRLFPSLSIITELTHPSNMRFMQFRAKDCYSLALSKLEKIERDKGSNLAFMFRLPFAAGRVFSISMLDTLLYQSFVKDYMIAIVRLLLGLDTTPGSGYLCAMKITEEDLWIRTYGRLFQKLCSSSAEIPIGIYRTESHMFSNTECKDSYAQSQLSVNAEHGAEHRERGESWKEKTAHRNSTTSDQSEHPLLRKKSMQWARRLSRKNAKPSSRAERISQQRLNLYRRSERQELSELVKNRMKHLGLPTVGYEDVSNLTASDVMNRVNLGYLQELQDIAEHPYTEGTRPPDEMNDHQNTLSYVLINPPPDTMLELNDIVYIIRSDPLAHMPEDSQVGQARIGKNKQDFGTEMRDETHL, from the exons GTTCCAAGAGGAGTACAGTATGGACTCAACAAATGCCCA GGTGCAGGTGGAGTTCTACGTGAATGAAAACACCTTCAAGGAGAGGCTGAAgcttttcttcattaaaaaccAAAGGTCAA GCCTGAGAATCCGTCTCTTCAACTTCTCACTGAAGATCCTGACCTGTGCCCTCTATATACTGAGAGTCAGCCTGGATAACCCCAACTTCAACGCCAGCCCATGGGCATG TGCTGCGTGCCGAAATAACACTGGGCTAAATGTGACAGAGTCATCAAAAATAAACTG GGAGTTGATTTTCTGGGTAAACAGACGAGATCCACTGTGGGCAATACAG gtgaCGGTGGCCTTAATCAGTTTTTTGGAGACCATGCTTATTACTTATCTGAGCTACAAG GGGAACATTTGCGAGCAGATGTTCCAGATATCCTTCATATTGGAGATGATCAACACAGTGCCATTTATAATCACA ATTTTCTGGCATCCTTTGAAAAACATATTTGTTCCCGTATTTCTTAATTGCTGGCTTGCCAAAGGTGCCCTGGAGAACATGATT AATGACTTCCACCGGGCCATCCAGAGGACCCATTCTGCTATGTTCAACCAGGTGTTCATTCTCATCTGCACCTTGCTGTGTCTAGTTTTCACCGG AGCTTGTGGCATCCAGCATTTGGAAAGAGCTGGAAAACAACTTTCCTTGTTTGACtccttttatttctgtatcGTCACCTTCTCCACGGTTGGCTATGGGGACGTCACGCCCCAGATCTGGCCCTCCCAGCTGCTCGTGGTCATTCTCATTTGCGTTGCCTTGGTGGTGCTCCCACTGCAG TTTGAAGAACTAGCATACCTCTGGATGGAGAGCCAGAAGTTAGGAGGGAACTATAGCCGACACAGGGCTCAAACTGAGAAGCATGTGGTGTTATGTGTCAGCTCACTGAAGATCGACCTACTGATGGATTTCCTCAATGAGTTCTATGCTCATCCTAGACTACAG GACTATTATGTGGTGATCTTGTGTCCAACCGAGATGGACATTCAGGTTCGCCGTATCCTCCAAATCCCTTTGTGGTCTCAGAGGGTCATCTACCTTCAAGGTTCTGCCCTCAAAGACCAGGATCTAATGAGGGCCAA GATGGATGATGCTGAGGCCTGCTtcatcctcagcagcaggaacgAGGTCGATCGAACTGCTGCT gatCACCAGACTATTTTGAGAGCCTGGGCTGCAAAAGACTTTGCTCCAAACTGTCCTCTTTATGTCCAGATCCTCAAACCGGAAAATAAATTCCATGTTAAATTTGCAG ATCATGTTGTCTGCGAAGAGGAGTTCAAATATGCCATGTTGGCTCTGAACTGTGTATGTCCGGCCACGTCTACCTTAGTCACACTCCTGGTTCACACCTCCAGAGGACA GGAAGGACAACTGTCACCAGAGCAATGGCAAAGGACGTATGGACGCTGCTCTGGAAACGAGGTCTATCACATCCGACTGTGCGACAGCAAGTTCTTTGGGGAGTACGATGGGAAAAGCTTCACCTACGCATCCTTCCACGCCCATAAGAA GTATGGTGTGTGTTTGATCGGAGTGAAAAGAGAGGACAACAAGAGCATTCTCCTGAACCCTGGCCCCCGGCACATCATGGCCTCCACCGACACTTGCTACTACATCAACATCACCAAGGAGGAGAACTCGGCATTCATCTTCAAACAAGAGGAAAAGCACAACAAGGGCCTCCCCCTCACAGGCCTCTATGACGCCCCCTCCAGACTGCCAGTGCACAGCATCATTGCCAGCATGG TTGATCAGACTGCTTCGTTTG GGACTGTTGCCATAGATCTACAGAACCCCGATCCCCCAGAAGAAAGCGGCAAGCTGGCGTTGCCGACAGAGAACGGCGCAGGAAGCCGGAGGCCGAGCATTGCACCCGTCCTAGAAATCGCAGACTCCTCCGCCATTCTGCCCTGCGACCTTCTCAGTGATCAATCTGAGGATGAAGCCAACCAGTCAGACGAGGAGGGCTCTGTCGGGTCTGA tTTTGTGAAGGGCTACCCTCCCAACTCGCCCTACATCGGCAGCTCTCCCACATTGTGCCACCTCCTGCCACAGAAAGCTCCATTCTGCTGCCTCCGCCTGGACAAG GGCTGTACGCATAACAGCTTTGAGGATGCCAAGGCCTACGGCTTCAAGAATAAGTTGATTATAGTTTCTGCTGAGACGGCAGGAAATGGTCTCTACAATTTCATTGTCCCTCTTCGCGCTTACTATCGGCCCAGGAAGGAGCTGAACCcaatagtgctgctgctggactacCC CCCAGACAATCACTTCTTAGAGGCCATTTGCTGCTTTCCTATGGTTTACTTCATGACTGGAACTATTGACAA CTTGGACAACCTCCTGCAGTGTGGCATAATCTACGCAGACAATTTGGTGGTGGTGGACAAAGAGAGCACAATGAGCGCCGAGGAGGACTACATGGCAGACGCCAAGACCATCGTCAATGTCCAGACTATGTTCAG GTTGTTTCCCAGTCTCAGCATCATTACTGAGCTCACACATCCGTCCAACATGAGGTTCATGCAGTTCAGAGCCAAGGACTGCtactcactcgctctctctaAACTGGAGAAG ATAGAACGCGATAAGGGCTCCAACTTGGCTTTCATGTTCCGTCTGCCGTTTGCAGCAGGCAGGGTGTTCAGCATTAGCATGTTAGATACACTGCTTTACCAG TCTTTTGTTAAGGACTACATGATTGCAATCGTGAGGCTTCTCCTGGGTCTGGACACCACACCTGGATCTGGATACCTCTGCGCT ATGAAGATAACAGAGGAGGATCTGTGGATCAGGACTTACGGCAGACTCTTCCAGAAGCTTTGTTCCTCAAGCGCCGAGATCCCAATTGGGATCTATCGCACAGAGTCGCACATGTTCTCAAACACGGAG TGCAAGGACAGTTATGCACAG TCTCAGCTGTCCGTCAACGCTGAACACGGCGCGGAGCACCGCGAGCGAGGGGAGTCCTGGAAGGAGAAAACGGCGCACAGAAACTCCACCACCAGCGACCAGTCCGAGCACCCGCtgctgaggaagaagagcatGCAGTGGGCGCGGCGACTCAGCAGGAAGAACGCCAAACCgtccagcagagcagagcgcaTCTCGCAGCAGAGACTCAACCTGTACCGACGCTCTGAACGGCAGGAGCTCTCCGAGCTGGTGAAGAACCGCATGAAGCACCTGGGTCTGCCCACGGTCGGATACG AGGATGTTTCTAATCTCACTGCGAGCGATGTCATGAATCGAGTAAATCTAGGATATTTGCAAG AGTTGCAGGACATTGCAGAGCATCCGTATACAGAGGGGACCAGGCCACCAG ACGAAATGAACGACCATCAGAACACGCTGTCCTACGTCCTCATCAACCCTCCTCCTGACACCATGCTGGAGCTCAACGACATCGT CTACATCATCCGGTCCGACCCGCTGGCACACATGCCAGAGGACTCGCAGGTAGGGCAGGCACGCATCGGCAAGAACAAGCAGGACTTTGGCACAGAGATGAGGGATGAGACTCACCTCTGA